In Perca fluviatilis chromosome 14, GENO_Pfluv_1.0, whole genome shotgun sequence, a genomic segment contains:
- the haus6 gene encoding HAUS augmin-like complex subunit 6 has product MANPALLQKKNGKYLWFALLGLGLQPDTALSLIAGKTNINVKHINLGPNMFDKPNKDAFYIVTHFLLERLNPTRFNETYRHCWPVLNHKADAEFRKVTCAWLREIMDETANSGSKVVASLFLSPGGPKFISLMLHLASHVMLQEMKTFPTDDSWVPEAAANPASSLAMAVKRLNLITTRFLKAGVSQDRFLHEYQRQAQLLVKSMRDIRAEGPKYDELLKLHSSESTQGDSSAEKTQMVRSLWSDIDRMLSTIKEEQNAVESVLKGEVDKYVLDGTDRALNIPRSLLERIERLPHQLSSGNVYEAGQLNILCVLELTKHALQLLREERRQVSHAPKPQLSPQHLQEKCQQMGRALQNLQLLRERISKEEIPEVMSTIRELEAAWDRKWMDTLKDTPLVSFLSEDPALGFLSPMAPLSFEPAADASYRSSVFSQYPAKLLDEKPAESKLQEGTPPTSSNPKSSSPATAKRPESPVNTQASSKANTSLDWLFDTPSPPLRAPSVPPPQASVRKTAHVDQKVTPMRNETQILDMECDNLADQFADAVTTTSPPEGRAKVMDLDGLLGTLHRGPFSARKQLARTPESLILDVKSSWRKAVEEDEVEKMGRLAKFNDSIAGRLTPLGEHNVLLSPDAPSQSVSCSVTPPLTSHSSPPVSQHGVSLKSTLFWDTFNAEALDSYSGTGSSAVQFSLDHETLPEMSSCDSLLSLDDEAVDLKSEEEDKLLIPSLKTEVMQSALTPRHHLGQIQQAYQDGSFTEGRQRIPECPLSGHTVSGLDKDWLMEPSKLVEATDKVFSLDLEALETPSTPKKQEYSLPKLITFSPIDDMKC; this is encoded by the exons ATGGCGAACCCGGcattgttgcagaaaaagaaTGGAAAATATCTGTGGTTTGCTCTTCTCGGACTCGGACTTCAACCAGACACTGCATTGTCGTTAATCGCCGGCAAAACCAACATAAACGTTAAACACATCAACCTGGGACC GAATATGTTCGACAAACCAAACAAGGATGCCTTCTATATAGTAACCCATTTCCTGTTGGAGAGACTCAACCCGACACGATTTAACGAGACATACAG GCACTGCTGGCCTGTTTTGAACCACAAAGCAGATGCTGAGTTTCGCAAAGTTACCTGCGCTTGGCTGCGAGAAATTATG GATGAAACTGCAAATTCAGGATCCAAAGTGGTAGCATCCTTGTTCCTCTCACCCGGAGGCCCCAAGTTTATCAGCTTGATGCTTCATTTGGCCAGTCACGTCATGCTGCAGGAAATGAAGACTTTTCCTACAG ATGACAGCTGGGTTCCTGAGGCTGCAGCAAATCCCGCTTCCTCCCTGGCCATGGCAGTGAAGAGACTCAACCTGATTACGACCCGTTTTTTGAAAGCTGGAGTGAGTCAGGACCGCTTTCTTCACGAGTACCAGAGACAAGCACA GCTCCTGGTGAAGTCCATGCGGGACATCAGAGCAGAAGGTCCCAAGTATGATGAGCTACTTAA GCTTCACAGCAGTGAATCTACACAGGGAGATTCTTCAGCTGAGAAGACTCAAATG GTGCGCTCCTTGTGGTCGGATATTGATAGAATGCTGTCGACTATCAAAGAGGAACAGAATGCAGTGGAAAGTGTTTTGAAGGGGGAAGTGGATAAATATGTCCTGGACGGTACCGATCGAGCCCTCAACATTCCTCGCAGTCTGCTGGAGAGAATTGAACGGCTCCCACATCAG TTGAGTTCAGGGAATGTGTATGAGGCTGGCCAGTTGAACATCCTGTGTGTGTTGGAGCTGACGAAGCACGCGCTGCAGCTGCTGAGGGAGGAGCGACGTCAGGTCTCTCATGCCCCCAAGCCTCAGCTCAGTCCTCAGCACCTGCAGGAGAAATGTCAGCAGATGGGCCGTGCGCTGCAGAACCTCCAACTACTCAG AGAGAGGATTTCCAAGGAAGAAATTCCTGAGGTCATGAGTACCATCAGAGAGTTGGAAGCTGCATGGGACAGGAAGTGGATGGATACCCTGAAAGACACACCCCTAGTATCTTTTCTGAGTGAAGATCCT gctcTTGGCTTCCTGTCACCAATGGCTCCACTGTCTTTTGAACCGGCAGCTGACGCTAGTTACAGGAGTAGTGTCTTCTCTCAGTACCCTGCAAAACTTCTCG ACGAGAAGCCTGCAGAGAGTAAATTGCAGGAAGGTACCCCCCCTACCTCTTCTAATCCGAAGAG CTCTAGCCCTGCAACGGCTAAAAGGCCTGAAAGTCCTGTTAACACGCAAGCGTCGTCAAAAGCAAACACCTCTCTGGACTGGCTTTTTGACACACCATCCCCTCCTCTGAGGGCTCCATCAGTACCACCACCTCAG GCTAGTGTGAGGAAGACGGCCCATGTTGATCAGAAGGTGACCCCCATGAGGAACGAAACTCAGATATTAGACATGGAATGTGATAACCTCGCTGATCAG tttgcAGATGCTGTAACTACAACCAGTCCTCCAGAAGGCAGGGCCAAGGTTATGGACTTGGATGGCCTTCTGGGCACTCTTCATAGAGGTCCCTTCTCTGCTAGAAAGCAGCTGGCACGTACACCTGAGAGCTTGA ttctGGATGTGAAGAGCTCCTGGCGCAAGGCAGTTGAGGAAGATGAAGTTGAGAAAATGGGGCGGTTGGCCAAGTTTAACGACAGCATAGCAGGGCGGCTCACTCCCCTCGGTGAGCACAATGTGTTGCTGAGCCCCGATGCTCCCTCCCAGAGTGTCTCTTGCAGTGTCACCCCTCCTTTAACAAGCCACAGCAGCCCCCCTGTCAGCCAGCATGGAGTTTCTCTTAAATCCACTCTGTTCTGGGACACCTTTAATGCTGAGGCTCTCGACAGCTATAGCGGCACTGGCAGCAGTGCGGTCCAGTTCAGCCTCGATCATGAAACGCTCCCTGAAATGTCGAGCTGTGACAGTCTGCTGAGCCTCGACGACGAAGCGGTGGATTTGAAGAGTGAGGAGGAGGATAAGCTCCTAATCCCCTCTTTGAAGACTGAGGTGATGCAATCGGCACTAACCCCACGTCATCATCTGGGTCAGATCCAGCAGGCGTACCAGGACGGCTCCTTCACGGAAGGCAGGCAGAGGATACCGGAGTGTCCTCTGTCGGGACACACGGTCTCTGGTTTGGACAAAGACTGGCTAATGGAGCCTTCAAAATTAGTGGAAGCTACAGACAAGGTCTTCTCTCTGGACCTAGAGGCACTGGAGACTCCTTCAACTCCAAAGAAGCAGGAGTACAGCCTTCCAAAACTGATCACATTCTCCCCGATAGATGACATGAAGTGTTGA